From the genome of Rhizobacter sp. AJA081-3:
CACGTGGCCGCGGTGTTCGAGCATGCCATCGGCATCCGCCTGAACGGCAAGGAGCGCTTCGACGTCGAGGAGTACTGCCTCAGCGAAGGCTGGGTCAAGGTGCCCTCGGGCAAGACGCTTGATCGCAAGGGCCAGCCCCTGCTCATCCAGCTCAAGGGCAAGGTCGAGGCCTTCTACCGCTAGCCCGCTTGCCGCTAGGCCTTCAAGCGGTAGCCGGTGCGGAAGATCCATGCCACGACACCCAGCGAGGCCACCAGGAACGCGAGCGTCATTCCTACGCTCAGCCCGAGGCCGACATCGGCCACGCCGTAGAAGCTCCAGCGAAAGCCGCTGATCAGGTACACCACCGGGTTGAGCAGCGCCACGTTCTGCCAGAAGGGCGGGAGCATGTCGATCGAGTAGAAGCTGCCGCCCAGGAAGGTCAGCGGCGTGACGATCAGCATCGGCACCACCTGCAGCTTCTCGAAGCCGTCGGCCCAGATGCCGATGATGAAGCCCAGCAGGCTGAAGGTCACCGCGGTGAGCACCAGGAACACCAGCATCCACACCGGGTGCTCGACGCGCACCGGCACGAACAGCCATGCCGTGGCCAGGATGATCAGCCCGAGCAGCACCGACTTGGTGGCCGCCGCGCCGACGTAGCTCAGCACGATCTCGAAGGTCGATACCGGCGCCGACAGCAGCTCGTAGATGGTGCCGGTGAACTTGGGGAAGTAGATGCCGAACGAGGCGTTGGAGATGCTCTGCGTGAGCAGGGACAGCATTACCAGGCCCGGAACGATGAAGGCACCGTAGCTGACGCCGCCGACCTCGGGGATGCGCGAGCCGATGGCCGCGCCGAAGACGATGAAGTACAGCGAGGTGGACAGCACCGGCGAGACGATGCTTTGCATCAGCGTGCGCCAGGCCCGCGCCATCTCGAAGCGGTAGATGGCACGCACGGCGTGCAGGTTCATGCTCATGCGGCAGCCTCTTCCTTCAGCAGCCCGACGAAGATGTCCTCGAGCGAGCTCTGCGTGGTGTGCAGGTCCTTGAAGACGATGCCCAGCGCACCCAGGTCCTGCATGAGCGTGACGATGCCCACGCGGTCGCCCTGCGCATCGTAGGTGTAGGTCAGCTCGGACCCGTCGGCCGACAACGTGAGCCCGTCGGAGGCGAGCGAGGGTGGCAGCTGCGCGAGCGGTGTCGCCAGCTGCAGCGTGAGCTGCTTGCGGCCGAGCTTGCGCATCAGCGCGTCCTTTTCCTCGACGAGGATCAGCTCGCCCTTGTTGATCACGCCGATGCGGTCGGCCATCTCCTCGGCCTCGTCGATGTAGTGTGTGGTCAGGATGATCGTCACGCCGGTGGCGCGCAGTTCGCGCACCAGCTGCCACATGTCGCGCCGCAGGTTGACGTCGACGCCGGCGGTCGGCTCGTCGAGGAAGAGCAGCCGCGGCTCGTGCGAGAGCGCCTTGGCGATCATCAGCCGGCGCTTCATGCCGCCGGACAGCGTCATGATCTTGTTGTCCTTCTTGTCCCACAGCGACAGCGCCTTCAGCACCTTCTCGATGTGCGCCGGATTCGCCGCCTTGCCGAACAGTCCGCGGCTGAACGACACGGTGTTCCATACCGACTCGAAGGCGTCGGTGGTCAGCTCCTGCGGCACCAGGCCGATCAGCGAGCGCGCGGCGCGGTAGTCGCGCACGATGTCGTGGCCGTCGACGGCGACGCTGCCGGTGCTGGCGGTGACGATGCCGCAGACAATGCTGATCAGCGTCGTCTTGCCGGCACCGTTGGGGCCGAGCAGCGCGAAGATCTCGCCGCGACGGATGGCCAGGTCGACGCCCTTGAGCGCCTGGAAGCCCGAGGCGTAGGTCTTGGAGACGCCGGCTACGCGGAGGATGTCGTGCATGGGGGCGAGGATAGCGGTTGCCAGAGAACCACGTCGCTGTCGGCCAGCGCCACGCAGGGCAGCACCCAGCCCTCGGCCTTCTCCTCGGCCGACAGTCCCGGCCAGTCGATGCGGTGGTGCACGCGGCCCTGCAACACGCGGGCGATGCAGCTGCGGCAGGTGCCGTTGCGGCAGGCACTGGGCAGCGCCGCGCCGTCGCGCAGCGAGGCCTCGAGCAGGCTCTGGCCGGGGGCCACCGTGAGCGTGCGGCCGAGCGGCTCGATGCGCAGCGTGAATGCGCCGCTCATGCGCGCAGCCAATCCTCCAGCGCCGGCCCGACCAGGCTGTAGGCGCGCCCGAAGCCCGCCACAAGGCGCGCCGACACCGGCTGCAGCGTGACGATCGAGAAGTCGCCCAGCTCGAACATCGGCGCCGCTTCGGGGAATCGCGCCAGGTAAGCGCCACGGGCCGTCTCGTAAGCGGCTCCCTCGCGAGGCAGCATCGCCGCATCCGCTTGCAGCGCCACCCGCGGCAGAGCCTGCGGCATCGCGTCGTCAGGCTCGGCCATCACCAGCAGGCTCACGCGCGGATGCTCCTGCATGTCGCGGGTGTGCGTCGCCAGTGCGCTGACGTGGATGAGCAACGAGGTGCCGCCGCGCGGCAGCACGAAGGGCACCATCGACACGGCCGGCTCGCCGCGGTGCAGCGTGCACAGCGCGGCCACCGGCCGCCTCTCGAGCAGGCGGCGCAGCATCCGGGCGGTGTCGTCATCCATGGTGTCGGCAGGGAGGGTTCGCGGGCATCCTAGCGCGGCAGCCTCGATCACGCCTGCCACACCGCATAGCCCGCCTCGCGCAGGCCGATGGCGAGTTCGACCTCCATCTCCTTCGCGGCTTCGTAGGGCATCGGGTTGTAGACCTCGTACAGCGCCGGCAGCAGCCGCACGCCGTACTCGAACACGAAGCGGTTGGCCTGGATGCCGGCCTTGTGCTTGTCGAAGCGCAGGTCCGGGTCCAGACCCGTCATGCCGACGTAGACGCAGGGCTTCTCGAGGCGGTGCTCGGGATTGGCCTTGCGGAAGCGGGGTTCGTTCCACACGCGGTCGGACAACTCGACCACGTAGACGTGGTGATGGTGGCGTTTCGCTCGCGGGCGGGTAGCCAAAAGTGGATCGCCTAGACCGTCAGCGCCAGGCCCGCGCAGGCCGCTGCCGCCAGCGAGGCGAGCGTGCGCACGTGGTTCCAGAGCAGCCACTCGCGCACGTAGACCGGCCAGTACGCCGCCGCCCCCCGCGATTCGGCGTCCAGACGGGCCAGGCGCTCGTTGCGCGGCACGTTGAATGCCGCGGTCACGCCGAAGGAGCCGAGCAGGTAGGCGATGCCTGCCGCGAACAGCAGCAGCGAGCGTGTCGCGCCCCAGGGCCAGAAGCCGGCGAAGATGCACACCCCGGCCAGCACCGCCGTGCCGACGAACAGGCCCATGAAGAGCGGGTTGAGCACCACCACGTTGATGCGCTGCATCGCGGCGACGCCCTGCTCGGGCGGCAATTGCGCCAGCGCCTTCATCACGAAGGTCGAGAAGGCCAGGAACACGCCGCCGATGAGGCCGGCGCCCAGGCAGACCAGAAGCGGCAGGCTGTCGAGCATCGGTGTCGATTCTCGGGCCCGCCGTTCGTCGTCGCAACAGGCTGCAATCCCGGCAGCCCCGCCACTGCGATCATTTCCGACCGAGGAACCCCATGTTCAAGACCCTCCTGCTCGTCATCGCCGCGGCCGTGGCCGCCGTGCTGCTGTACGCCGCCACCCGGCCCGACAGCTTCAGCCTGCAGCGCAGCACCACGATCAGCGCGCCACCGCAGAAGATCCATGCGCTCATCAACGACGTGAAGGCCTTCAACACCTGG
Proteins encoded in this window:
- a CDS encoding DUF3297 family protein — encoded protein: MNDTTPATPPTERPALPDRLSTDPRSPYHVAAVFEHAIGIRLNGKERFDVEEYCLSEGWVKVPSGKTLDRKGQPLLIQLKGKVEAFYR
- a CDS encoding ABC transporter permease; protein product: MNLHAVRAIYRFEMARAWRTLMQSIVSPVLSTSLYFIVFGAAIGSRIPEVGGVSYGAFIVPGLVMLSLLTQSISNASFGIYFPKFTGTIYELLSAPVSTFEIVLSYVGAAATKSVLLGLIILATAWLFVPVRVEHPVWMLVFLVLTAVTFSLLGFIIGIWADGFEKLQVVPMLIVTPLTFLGGSFYSIDMLPPFWQNVALLNPVVYLISGFRWSFYGVADVGLGLSVGMTLAFLVASLGVVAWIFRTGYRLKA
- a CDS encoding ABC transporter ATP-binding protein encodes the protein MHDILRVAGVSKTYASGFQALKGVDLAIRRGEIFALLGPNGAGKTTLISIVCGIVTASTGSVAVDGHDIVRDYRAARSLIGLVPQELTTDAFESVWNTVSFSRGLFGKAANPAHIEKVLKALSLWDKKDNKIMTLSGGMKRRLMIAKALSHEPRLLFLDEPTAGVDVNLRRDMWQLVRELRATGVTIILTTHYIDEAEEMADRIGVINKGELILVEEKDALMRKLGRKQLTLQLATPLAQLPPSLASDGLTLSADGSELTYTYDAQGDRVGIVTLMQDLGALGIVFKDLHTTQSSLEDIFVGLLKEEAAA
- a CDS encoding 2Fe-2S iron-sulfur cluster-binding protein; protein product: MSGAFTLRIEPLGRTLTVAPGQSLLEASLRDGAALPSACRNGTCRSCIARVLQGRVHHRIDWPGLSAEEKAEGWVLPCVALADSDVVLWQPLSSPPCTTSSA
- a CDS encoding pyridoxamine 5'-phosphate oxidase family protein produces the protein MDDDTARMLRRLLERRPVAALCTLHRGEPAVSMVPFVLPRGGTSLLIHVSALATHTRDMQEHPRVSLLVMAEPDDAMPQALPRVALQADAAMLPREGAAYETARGAYLARFPEAAPMFELGDFSIVTLQPVSARLVAGFGRAYSLVGPALEDWLRA
- a CDS encoding DUF1772 domain-containing protein → MLDSLPLLVCLGAGLIGGVFLAFSTFVMKALAQLPPEQGVAAMQRINVVVLNPLFMGLFVGTAVLAGVCIFAGFWPWGATRSLLLFAAGIAYLLGSFGVTAAFNVPRNERLARLDAESRGAAAYWPVYVREWLLWNHVRTLASLAAAACAGLALTV